One Nocardiopsis gilva YIM 90087 genomic window, CCGCATGGCCATGGTGACGTGCCACGCCTGGGACGTGCACGGCGCCCACCGGGCCGGACTCGTCACCGGGTGGTCCGACCACCTGGAGGGCCGCTTCCCCAGCGTCTTCGCGGCGCCCGACGTGACGGGCCGGGGACTGGTCCCGGTGGCCACCGACCTGCTGGAGCTGCCCGACTGACCCCGTCCGACGAACCAGCAGCCTGACCGCGCTAGGTGGCGCCCACCTTCCACGACGGGTCGTAGTCGGGGTGGTCGTCGTAGATGGCGGCGAGGCATTCCACCGCCCGGCGCCAGGTGTGGAGTGCGGACCACGCGCCGTTGGACTCCGCGCGGCCGCAGTGCTCCAACGTGTGCACGCAGCTGCGGTAGGCGTGGTTGTAGCCGTGGAGGATGCGCCGTTTGGCCTCCACGTCGGCGAGCGCGCGCGGTGGTCCGCCGGTGGCGGGGGATGCTTCGTACGCCGCCTGTTCGGCCTCAGCCAGGCGGGCACTCAGGAACTCGACGATGGTCACCGTGCTGGACTCCCTTCGGCCGTGACCGTTGTGACGTGGTGTACCCCGAATCGGTTCCGGCCGGATGGCCTCTCGCGGCCGTCTCCGGCCGCATTTTCCCATCCGTCTCGTCACCACCACGGGTATCTTCGGCCACCGGCCACCGCGGCGTTCCGTGCCGCGCCGACCATGGCCGAATCAGGTCAGGGACCCGGCGCGACCGTGCGCCGCGGCCCCGGCACGCCCCGGCGTCACCGGGGTCACTCACACCCCTCGAACTGGGGGACGCTCTCGGTGACCTGAAGGCCGGTCGCGCCGAACCACTTGGCCAGCAGCTTGCGTCCGGTCCCGTCCTGGTACATCTGGGTGATCGCGGTGTTCACGGCCTCGCACCCGGTCAGGTCGTCCTTGGACACCCCGACCCCGTACCGCTCGTCGGTGAAGGGCGCGTTCACCAGCCGGAACTTCCCCGGGGCCCGCTGCATGTACCCGGCCAGGATGAGGTCGTCGGTGGAGACCGCGTCCACATCGCCGTTGGCGAGCTGGTCGGCGCAGCCGCCGTAGGTGGCCGCCTCCACGACCTCCTTCACCTCGATGCCGCGCTCCTTGGTGATCCTGTTGGCGGAGTTCGAGCCCTTCTCCTGGCAGAGGACCTTGCCCTTCAGGTCGTGCACGTCGTCGACCGAGTCGTCGCCGGCCGCCACCAGGATGTCCTGGTGGGCCACGTAGTAGGGGCCGCCGAAGGCGATCCGGGTCTTGCGCTCGGGGGTGATCGAGTAGCTCGCCACGACCAGGTCGACCCGCTTCTTCTCGTCGGCGGCCAGCAGCACGTCCTCGCGCTGGTTGGAGGACACCGCCGAGAGCTTCACGTCGTCCTTCGTGTACCCGAGGCTCCGGGCGATGTAGTGGGCGACGTCCACGTCGAACCCCTCGAACTCACCCTCACCGGTGGTCGAACTGATGCCGGGCTGGTCGGGCTTGACCGCGATCTTCAGCTCGCCCTCCCCGTTGACGATCGAATCGGTCTCCCTTACCCCCAGGCCGCAGGCGGTCACTGCCAGCACCGCACCGAGCGCGATGACAGACCCGCACACCCTCATGATCCGGCTCCTCTGGTCGTCGATGGCTTCCGTGCCGTCCGTGTCATCCACGCCGTCCGCCTCCGGTGCGTCCGCAACGGGCCGCCGGTACTACCGGTACTCGGCCAGACGCGGGTAGATCCCCGCTACCACCAGCAGCGCGATGAACAGGGTCACCACGGGCAGCAGGACGCTCCACCCGCCCTGGCCCCGCTCCCCGACCTCGACGGCCTCCCCGAAGGCCCGCTTGTGCAGGCCGATGAGGTTCGCCAGGGCCGCATCGTAGGGTTCGAAGGCCTGCTCGACCTTGCCCATCCGCAGCGCGACCGCCTTCTCGTCCTCTCCCTCCGCCGCGAGGTCGCGCATTTCCTGGTCGGCGCGCTGGAACACGGCGTACTCCCGTATCACCCGTTCCAGAGCGGCCTGCTGTCCGGGCACGCTGTCGTCCCCCATCGACTTGCCGAGGAAGCCGTAGGCGTCGCCCGGGTAGTTCGCGTAGGTGCCGGCCAGCGCGTCGACCTCCTCGGTGTAGGTCCCGAGGTTGCCGGGGACATTCCCGTCCTCCGGGCTCAGGTACAGCACCCGTTGCGCCTCCTCCAGGTAGAGCTGCTCATAGTTGAGCCGCAACCGCGGATCGAGCAGGAACCGGCTCTGGTCCCCCTGCATGTTGGTGCTGGCCAGGCGTGCCCGGGACAGGTCGAGCACCCGGTCGATCCCGTCCTCCTTGGCCGCCCGCAGGTACTCCGTCTGGGTGCCGAGCATCGCCATGGCCATCACCGTCACGACCAGCGTCCCGGCGGTGGCCAGCGCGATGGCGAGGTTGATCCGGCGGCGGAACTTCACCGCGATGTAGCGGTGGAGCGCCGCCATCACCCCCACGGTCAGCAGCCCCACAGCGGCCACCCACGTCAGGCCGACCAGCGCGGCGGTGCGCTTCTCCTCATAGGTCTGGCGGATCTCCGCCCGACCGCTGAGGGTGAGGTTGTGCGCCTTGGGCAGCAGCTCGTAGCGCATCACCCAGGTCGCCGTCCGGTAGCGGTCGAGCACCTCGTCCGACGCCGGGCCGTCGGAGTCGTCGATCCGGCTCAGCAGTCGGGCCTCGGCCACGAGCTGCTCGTAGCGGCCGAGCCCGTCGAGGATGTCCCGAAGGTTGCGCTCCTGGGTCGTGTTCCCCTCGACGAGCTGGATCGCGCCCAGCATCGCCTCGTCAGCGGAGCGGCGGCGCTTGTCGAACGTGCGCTTCGCCGCGCCGACCGCCGCCTCCTTCCCCTCGCCGCGCAGCAGGATCATGTTGGCGACCTGGGCGTCCATGTCGCTGAGGGCGTAGTAGAGGTCGGATGTGGCCATCACCTTCGGCCCGGCTTCCCGGCCGATGATCCGCATGCCGTCGCGCGCCTGCCCGATCGCCAGGCCGATGATGAGGAAGAGCACCAGAAGCATGCCCAGGGAGGCCAGCGCCAGCGCGCGGATCCGCGCCGGTGTCGTCTGCGGCCAGAACGCCTCCGACATCTGGCCCTCGCTGCGCACCCGCTCGATCGCCTCGTGGGCGAGGTTGTCGGCGATGGAGGGGTCGCCCGAGGTTCCTTTCAGCACGCCCGCTCATCCCCTCTGGACCGTGATGACCGTCCAGGCACCCACGTAGATTCGGTCGCCGTCATGCAGCGGTACCTCCCGGTCGCGTTCGATGGGGTCGTCGGTGCCGTTGATGGTCGTCCCGTTGGTGGAGCCGACGTCCACCACCACCCACGTGCCTCCCGGGCGGGCCAGCAGTACGGCGTGCAGATGGGAGACGGCGGGGTCTTCGGGCGGCCCGGCGAGGTCGATCTCGGGCAGGACCCGGCGCGAGGTGCTGCGCCGCCCGATGTAGACCTCCGGCTTGTTGAGGGGGACGCGGCGGCGCCGCGGGGTGGCCGGGAACCGGATGACGTCGGGGTCGAGCAGCCCCCGATCGGCCATGACCTGGTAGTAGGCGGGGTCGGCCATGATCACCGCGTGCCACAGGCCGCCCTCCGGCTTGATCACGGGCGAGATGGCCCGCGGCGGTTCGGCGAGGTGGTTCGACGACGGCTCGCTCGGGGGCGTGATGGGGAGCGAGGAGGCCACGGTCTGGTCGGCGAGCGAGAAGTCGTGACCGCACTCCTCGCAGAAGCGCCCGGCGCGCGGGGTGCCGCACTCGGGGCAGTTCTCGGCCCGCTGGGCCTGAGCGACCTCGGTCCGCCGGGCATACGGAGGTGTCGGGATGCCGATCCCGCAGAAATCACAAAAGTCTCCCGCGGCCGAGGCGTGCCCGGCCGGACAGGTCGGCATGGCGTGGTTCCTCTCTCTATCCTGCCCCCGGGGAGTCGTCACCGGCGCGCGTGCGCACGGTCCTGGTCGAATGGGTGTCGAGCGTCATCTCGTCGACCCTGTCCACCACCGGCCGCAGCCGTACCGTCCCCGTCTTCGGATCGATGACCTCGACCACCTTGCGCAGCAGGGCGGCGGTGGCCTGGTCGCCGGATTGGCGTGCCAGGA contains:
- a CDS encoding DUF6221 family protein, which gives rise to MTIVEFLSARLAEAEQAAYEASPATGGPPRALADVEAKRRILHGYNHAYRSCVHTLEHCGRAESNGAWSALHTWRRAVECLAAIYDDHPDYDPSWKVGAT
- a CDS encoding FHA domain-containing protein → MPTCPAGHASAAGDFCDFCGIGIPTPPYARRTEVAQAQRAENCPECGTPRAGRFCEECGHDFSLADQTVASSLPITPPSEPSSNHLAEPPRAISPVIKPEGGLWHAVIMADPAYYQVMADRGLLDPDVIRFPATPRRRRVPLNKPEVYIGRRSTSRRVLPEIDLAGPPEDPAVSHLHAVLLARPGGTWVVVDVGSTNGTTINGTDDPIERDREVPLHDGDRIYVGAWTVITVQRG
- a CDS encoding glutamate ABC transporter substrate-binding protein, with the translated sequence MDDTDGTEAIDDQRSRIMRVCGSVIALGAVLAVTACGLGVRETDSIVNGEGELKIAVKPDQPGISSTTGEGEFEGFDVDVAHYIARSLGYTKDDVKLSAVSSNQREDVLLAADEKKRVDLVVASYSITPERKTRIAFGGPYYVAHQDILVAAGDDSVDDVHDLKGKVLCQEKGSNSANRITKERGIEVKEVVEAATYGGCADQLANGDVDAVSTDDLILAGYMQRAPGKFRLVNAPFTDERYGVGVSKDDLTGCEAVNTAITQMYQDGTGRKLLAKWFGATGLQVTESVPQFEGCE